From the genome of Gilliamella sp. wkB7, one region includes:
- a CDS encoding cysteine hydrolase family protein, whose protein sequence is MTQALMIIDVQNDYFPDGKYPLNNTEQTLQYTLKLQNYFRQKQLPIIYIQHINPDPNAVFFVNNSFGSQLHAKLLPIKSNEMIIQKAYPNSFYQTQLQEKLDRLGITQLVICGMMSHMCVDSTTRCAFELNYQPILIHDACTTRDLDFNGNIIPSKDVHNSFMSALMRFSKIMSCEAFIQAT, encoded by the coding sequence ATGACTCAAGCATTAATGATTATTGATGTGCAAAATGATTATTTTCCTGACGGAAAATATCCGTTAAATAATACTGAACAAACATTACAATATACTTTAAAACTGCAGAATTATTTTCGGCAAAAACAACTGCCTATTATTTATATACAACATATTAACCCAGATCCTAATGCTGTTTTTTTTGTGAATAATAGTTTCGGTAGTCAATTACATGCAAAATTACTTCCTATTAAATCTAATGAAATGATCATTCAAAAAGCCTATCCAAATAGCTTTTACCAAACACAATTGCAAGAGAAGTTAGACCGATTAGGAATAACACAGTTAGTGATTTGTGGCATGATGAGCCACATGTGCGTAGATTCAACTACTCGCTGTGCATTTGAGCTTAATTATCAACCGATTTTAATTCATGATGCTTGTACTACTCGTGATCTTGACTTCAATGGCAACATCATTCCCTCAAAAGATGTTCACAATAGTTTTATGTCTGCATTAATGCGATTTTCTAAAATAATGAGCTGTGAAGCATTTATTCAAGCAACATAA
- a CDS encoding zinc-dependent alcohol dehydrogenase family protein yields MNSALCYRQFGIPEDVLKLELSNKNLLKEDYIRVRMLYTPINASDLIPITGAYQHRIILPQIAGYEGVGEVIEAPLIYRHLIGKRVLPLRGEGTWQHFVDSPAKYAIQVPDSIDDTIAARAYINPVAAWLMLKHYSPQGKHILVTAGGADCAKLLCKWAVNLKALFVTVICRSDNHVQFYNKYGVKNINQNDTEALKYFAAHADIVFDAVGGELAETILNHMSDSSEFVSYGLLSGTFFQPKKRLPKVHWFHIRQYINNMDQIEWFNMFNEIWTELNQIDLNEPYLFKFNDWLSAIKAYQQVSMNGKPLLVMAE; encoded by the coding sequence TTGAACTCAGCATTATGTTATAGACAGTTTGGTATCCCTGAAGATGTATTGAAGCTTGAACTTTCAAATAAAAACTTATTAAAAGAAGATTACATTAGAGTACGGATGTTATATACACCCATTAATGCCTCAGACCTTATTCCAATTACAGGTGCTTATCAGCATCGCATTATTCTGCCACAAATTGCTGGTTATGAGGGAGTAGGTGAAGTGATTGAGGCACCTTTAATTTATCGTCATCTGATTGGAAAACGTGTATTACCTTTAAGAGGAGAAGGAACTTGGCAACATTTCGTTGATTCACCCGCAAAATATGCTATTCAAGTTCCAGATTCAATTGATGATACTATTGCTGCTCGAGCTTATATTAATCCTGTCGCAGCTTGGTTAATGCTTAAACATTATTCTCCACAAGGAAAGCATATTTTAGTTACTGCTGGAGGAGCTGATTGTGCAAAATTGTTATGCAAATGGGCAGTAAATTTGAAAGCATTATTTGTAACTGTCATTTGTCGCTCAGATAATCATGTTCAATTTTATAATAAATATGGTGTTAAAAATATAAATCAAAACGATACTGAAGCTTTAAAATATTTTGCTGCACATGCTGATATTGTTTTTGATGCGGTTGGTGGCGAGCTTGCTGAAACAATTTTGAATCATATGTCTGATTCAAGTGAATTTGTCTCGTATGGTTTGCTTTCTGGTACTTTTTTTCAACCTAAAAAGCGATTACCTAAAGTTCATTGGTTTCATATCCGGCAATATATAAACAATATGGATCAAATAGAATGGTTTAATATGTTTAATGAAATCTGGACAGAGTTAAACCAAATAGATTTAAATGAACCCTATTTATTTAAATTCAATGATTGGTTAAGTGCTATTAAAGCTTACCAGCAAGTAAGTATGAATGGTAAACCATTATTAGTAATGGCGGAATGA
- a CDS encoding DoxX family protein, translating into MKEYQTDVAAFVLRIALGMMFLAHGFTKLLVLTPEGTAEYFHTLGFPGFFSYIVIAFEIGGGALLLLGILTRAVALIAFFQLAIITIVHWANGWSFTNPGGGWEYPAFMSLAAFSLALLGTGRFSVLSGKKYTQTI; encoded by the coding sequence ATGAAAGAATATCAAACTGATGTAGCAGCATTTGTATTACGAATTGCTTTAGGTATGATGTTTTTAGCCCATGGTTTTACCAAATTACTTGTTCTCACTCCAGAAGGTACGGCTGAGTATTTCCATACTCTTGGATTTCCGGGATTTTTTTCTTATATTGTTATCGCTTTTGAAATAGGTGGTGGTGCATTGTTATTATTAGGTATTTTAACCCGCGCTGTTGCATTAATTGCATTTTTTCAACTTGCGATAATTACCATTGTACATTGGGCTAATGGTTGGTCTTTTACTAATCCGGGAGGAGGTTGGGAGTATCCAGCATTTATGTCTTTAGCGGCTTTTAGTCTTGCTTTATTAGGTACTGGTCGGTTTAGTGTTTTATCAGGTAAAAAATATACACAAACCATTTAG
- a CDS encoding TetR/AcrR family transcriptional regulator — MDKQNIVSSKKYTGVKKRTFEHLIHTAMSILDEGNELTITELADKSKISRATAYRYFPTQTDLISAVVDHSLEPILHWQSDEQDVGKKVNDFLSFAFTQMIKHEGAIRAAMRLSLQQWVTDRSASSSNSEKFVRGNHKEVLSNLLQPLQSQLNDELNNKLIYTLSIIFGSQITVLKDVWNLDDSYIVSLSQWIIKAVINQAKQDVSEL; from the coding sequence ATGGATAAGCAAAATATCGTATCATCGAAAAAATATACAGGCGTTAAAAAACGCACATTTGAGCATTTAATACATACAGCAATGAGTATTTTAGATGAAGGTAACGAATTAACCATTACTGAGTTAGCTGATAAATCTAAAATTTCAAGAGCAACAGCTTACCGCTATTTTCCGACACAAACTGATTTGATATCGGCTGTTGTTGATCATTCGCTGGAACCAATTTTACATTGGCAATCAGATGAACAGGATGTAGGAAAAAAAGTGAATGATTTCTTATCATTTGCTTTTACTCAAATGATAAAACATGAGGGGGCAATAAGAGCTGCTATGCGATTATCCTTGCAACAATGGGTGACTGATCGTTCGGCTTCATCATCTAATTCAGAAAAATTTGTACGTGGGAATCACAAAGAAGTACTCTCTAATTTACTACAACCATTACAATCACAGTTAAATGATGAACTAAATAATAAATTAATTTATACTTTGTCGATTATTTTTGGTTCTCAAATTACGGTATTAAAAGATGTCTGGAATTTAGATGATTCTTATATCGTTTCACTTTCTCAATGGATTATTAAAGCTGTAATTAACCAAGCAAAACAAGATGTATCTGAGCTTTAA
- a CDS encoding cell division inhibitor SulA: protein MLIEHSSSQLMAINFESPFQQVLQQQRPLLKSLNKAKKWQLWLSDRPMLKRSWVNIAGLDKQKVVHLSNLKNENLVSTIEKALKSKTCSYIVACINDLNEHDKLRIKQAVLNSDTCLLLVHDEPNQKTVQYH from the coding sequence ATGCTTATTGAACACTCTTCATCACAACTTATGGCTATTAATTTTGAATCTCCTTTTCAGCAGGTTTTACAACAACAACGCCCTTTGCTGAAGTCTCTTAATAAAGCTAAAAAATGGCAACTCTGGTTATCTGATCGACCAATGTTAAAGCGTTCATGGGTAAATATTGCAGGACTTGATAAACAAAAAGTTGTGCATTTGAGTAATCTTAAAAATGAAAATTTAGTATCAACTATTGAAAAAGCGTTAAAAAGCAAAACCTGTAGTTATATCGTCGCTTGTATTAATGATCTTAATGAGCACGATAAACTACGTATTAAACAAGCAGTATTAAACAGTGATACGTGTTTATTATTAGTTCATGATGAGCCGAATCAAAAGACAGTTCAATATCATTAA
- the crcB gene encoding fluoride efflux transporter CrcB: MFKLILAISVGSVAGGLLRWFLSLKLNIIAFAIPLGTLLSNLIAGYIIGFAIAFFNHSNLSAEWRLLIITGFCGGLSTFSTFSAEIVNFLQEGRIAWGLATITIHVFGSVLMTFLGILSYQLLRS, from the coding sequence ATGTTTAAACTTATTTTAGCCATATCGGTTGGTTCAGTTGCTGGTGGATTATTGCGGTGGTTTTTGTCACTTAAATTAAATATTATCGCGTTTGCGATTCCATTAGGAACGTTACTATCCAATCTGATTGCTGGTTATATTATTGGCTTTGCAATTGCTTTTTTTAATCATTCAAACTTATCTGCTGAGTGGCGTTTATTGATTATCACTGGGTTTTGTGGTGGATTATCGACTTTTTCAACTTTTTCGGCAGAAATCGTAAATTTTTTACAAGAAGGTCGTATTGCATGGGGATTAGCTACCATTACTATTCATGTTTTCGGTTCAGTTTTAATGACTTTTCTAGGGATTTTATCCTATCAGTTATTGCGTTCTTGA
- a CDS encoding riboflavin synthase, with protein sequence MYTGIVQGVGEIIDIIDQDKLRTYKVKLPAKLTQHIEIGASIANDGCCLTVTDFKDDWVTFDIMQETLALTTLGDKNINDLVNIERSAKYGDEIGGHIMSGHISCTATIVDIQKTATNCQMTLELPHKFTKYVLYKGFIGIDGASLTVGDVMDNRFKINLIPETLAITTLDSKKVGAKVNIEIDSQTQAIVDTVERVLAERK encoded by the coding sequence ATGTATACAGGTATTGTGCAGGGTGTTGGTGAAATTATTGATATCATCGATCAAGATAAATTACGTACTTATAAGGTAAAATTACCAGCAAAATTAACACAACATATCGAAATCGGTGCATCCATTGCTAACGACGGATGTTGTTTAACCGTGACTGATTTTAAAGATGATTGGGTTACCTTTGACATAATGCAAGAAACTTTAGCACTTACTACATTAGGTGATAAAAATATTAATGATCTAGTCAATATTGAGCGTAGTGCTAAATACGGCGATGAAATAGGTGGCCATATTATGTCTGGGCATATATCTTGTACGGCCACAATTGTTGATATTCAAAAAACTGCAACGAATTGCCAAATGACTTTAGAATTACCACATAAATTTACCAAGTATGTTCTCTATAAAGGTTTTATTGGTATCGACGGTGCTAGCTTAACAGTGGGTGATGTAATGGATAATCGTTTTAAAATTAATTTAATTCCTGAGACACTTGCGATTACCACTTTAGATAGTAAAAAAGTAGGAGCTAAAGTTAACATAGAAATTGATTCACAGACTCAAGCAATTGTTGATACCGTTGAAAGAGTTTTGGCGGAAAGAAAGTAA
- a CDS encoding YbhB/YbcL family Raf kinase inhibitor-like protein, which produces MNMINKLKPIMYCALVLGSASCLASEMQLAVPDLVKDGFTNKFIYNQFGCQGENISPNISWHNVPKDAKSLVVTMYDPDAPTGSGWWHWTVVNIPVNVTALKRSAGNNPDLLPKGSQVVRNDFGVTSYGGPCPPEKSDHRYQFTLYALDIDNIDVNEQTTPALIGFMVNSHLISKATVTYNYSR; this is translated from the coding sequence ATGAATATGATTAATAAACTAAAACCAATAATGTATTGTGCCTTAGTGTTAGGTTCTGCTAGCTGTTTAGCATCCGAAATGCAGTTAGCTGTTCCTGATCTTGTCAAAGATGGTTTTACTAATAAATTTATTTATAATCAATTCGGTTGCCAAGGAGAAAATATATCACCTAATATTTCGTGGCATAATGTACCTAAAGATGCCAAAAGCTTAGTAGTAACTATGTATGATCCTGATGCGCCGACGGGCTCTGGTTGGTGGCATTGGACAGTAGTTAATATTCCTGTTAATGTAACTGCACTAAAGCGTTCTGCTGGCAATAATCCTGATTTATTACCTAAAGGTAGCCAAGTGGTGCGTAATGATTTTGGTGTAACGAGTTACGGCGGCCCATGTCCTCCTGAAAAATCTGATCATCGTTATCAATTTACATTATATGCACTTGATATTGATAATATAGATGTAAATGAACAAACTACACCTGCGTTGATTGGTTTTATGGTTAATTCGCACCTCATTTCTAAAGCAACGGTAACTTATAATTACTCACGATAA
- the mmuM gene encoding homocysteine S-methyltransferase, with translation MKDNNPIKSLLEQKKHMVIDGALASELQRRGCDLNDSLWSAKVLIEQPELIQQVHYDYFKAGADCAITASYQATPMGFAQKGIELEESIKLIKTSVKLAQQAKMRYLNDIKQDKTLLIAGSVGPYGAYLANGSEYTGDYQLSESEFIAFHKDRVTALIDAGVDILACETMPSFSEIKALAKLIQQFPMVNCWFSLTLKDQQHISDGTPLTEVIEYLNSIEQMVSVGINCIALEKVTAALEVLSKLTCKPLIVYPNSGEQYDPTTKQWHKNHHHNCTFANQLDVWINLGAKLIGGCCQTTPEDIIEIHQLLNKK, from the coding sequence ATGAAAGATAATAATCCTATAAAATCGCTTTTAGAACAGAAAAAACACATGGTCATTGATGGTGCGTTAGCAAGTGAACTGCAAAGACGTGGTTGCGATCTTAATGACAGTTTATGGTCAGCCAAAGTGTTAATTGAACAGCCTGAATTAATTCAACAAGTCCATTATGATTATTTTAAAGCTGGTGCCGATTGCGCTATTACTGCAAGCTATCAAGCAACACCAATGGGATTTGCCCAAAAAGGGATTGAGTTAGAAGAATCCATCAAGTTAATTAAAACTAGCGTAAAATTAGCCCAACAAGCGAAAATGCGATATCTAAACGATATAAAACAGGATAAAACTCTCTTAATTGCGGGTTCCGTTGGGCCATATGGCGCTTATCTTGCCAATGGCTCGGAATACACGGGCGATTATCAGCTTAGCGAGAGTGAATTTATTGCATTTCATAAAGATCGGGTTACAGCGCTTATTGATGCTGGTGTAGATATTTTAGCCTGTGAAACAATGCCATCATTTTCGGAAATTAAAGCTTTGGCTAAATTAATACAACAATTTCCAATGGTTAATTGCTGGTTTTCATTAACATTAAAAGATCAACAACACATTAGCGACGGAACACCATTAACAGAGGTTATTGAGTATTTAAATAGCATTGAGCAAATGGTCAGTGTTGGCATTAATTGCATCGCCCTAGAAAAAGTCACAGCAGCCTTAGAAGTACTAAGTAAACTAACCTGTAAACCGCTGATTGTTTACCCTAATTCAGGCGAGCAGTACGACCCTACAACCAAACAATGGCATAAAAACCATCATCATAACTGTACTTTTGCCAATCAATTAGATGTATGGATAAATCTAGGCGCCAAATTAATCGGTGGATGTTGCCAAACAACTCCAGAAGATATTATTGAAATTCATCAATTATTAAATAAAAAATAG
- the mmuP gene encoding S-methylmethionine permease — protein MNTHSTPLNENQFKRTMKTRHLIMLSLGGVIGTGLFFNTGYIIATAGAVGAIISYLIGALVVYLVMLCLGELAVAMPETGAFHTYASRFISPATGYTVAWLYWLTWTVALGSSLTAAGMCMQYWFPDIRVWVWCLIFCLVIFSLNIITAQFFAESEFWFSIIKVITIVIFIIAGTAAIFGFIPMKNDMPAPFLHNITDHGWFPNGIIPIVMTMVSVNFAFSGTELIGIAAGETHNPEKSIPLAIKTTIFRLIIFFVGTIFVLAALLPMEQASVVTSPFVMVFENIGIPYAADIFNFVILTAILSAANSGLYASGRMLWSLSNQGTLPKCFAQLTDKGIPTTAIAVSMLGGLLALFSSIIAPNTVFVALTAISGFAVVAVWLSICASHYFYRKQLSPSEQKNLKFKAPLYPFVPILGFILCLVACIGLAFDPEQRIALYCGIPFVIVCFIVHNLTQAFKKPVRNHER, from the coding sequence ATGAATACTCATTCTACACCCTTAAATGAAAATCAATTTAAACGCACCATGAAAACCCGACATTTAATTATGCTATCTTTAGGTGGCGTAATTGGTACTGGGTTATTTTTTAATACTGGATACATTATTGCCACAGCTGGCGCAGTTGGTGCAATAATCTCCTATTTAATTGGTGCATTAGTGGTGTATTTGGTCATGTTATGCCTTGGTGAGTTAGCCGTTGCCATGCCTGAAACAGGAGCCTTTCACACCTATGCCTCGCGCTTTATCAGCCCCGCTACAGGCTATACAGTCGCTTGGTTATATTGGTTAACCTGGACTGTTGCATTGGGTTCAAGCTTAACTGCTGCGGGTATGTGTATGCAATACTGGTTCCCTGATATTCGAGTATGGGTTTGGTGTTTAATTTTTTGTTTAGTGATTTTTTCATTAAACATTATTACAGCACAATTTTTTGCTGAAAGTGAATTTTGGTTCTCAATAATTAAAGTCATCACCATTGTCATATTTATTATTGCTGGTACTGCTGCTATATTTGGTTTTATTCCAATGAAAAATGATATGCCTGCGCCATTCTTACACAACATTACTGATCATGGTTGGTTCCCTAATGGCATAATCCCAATAGTAATGACAATGGTATCGGTAAACTTTGCATTTTCAGGAACAGAGCTTATTGGTATTGCTGCTGGTGAAACCCATAATCCTGAAAAATCAATTCCGTTAGCCATAAAAACCACTATTTTCCGATTAATCATCTTTTTTGTTGGCACCATTTTTGTATTAGCTGCACTTTTACCAATGGAACAAGCTAGCGTTGTGACTAGTCCGTTTGTGATGGTATTTGAAAATATTGGCATTCCTTATGCTGCTGATATCTTTAACTTTGTAATTTTAACTGCGATTTTATCCGCAGCAAATTCTGGACTTTATGCTTCAGGTCGCATGTTGTGGTCACTATCAAATCAAGGTACATTACCAAAATGCTTTGCTCAATTAACCGATAAAGGAATCCCAACAACAGCTATTGCAGTCAGCATGTTAGGAGGATTATTAGCTCTGTTTTCAAGTATCATTGCTCCTAATACCGTATTTGTTGCTTTAACGGCAATTTCTGGATTTGCAGTTGTAGCCGTATGGTTAAGTATTTGTGCTTCTCACTATTTTTATAGAAAACAATTATCCCCATCTGAGCAAAAAAACCTTAAATTTAAAGCTCCATTATATCCATTTGTGCCAATTTTAGGTTTTATTCTTTGTCTAGTTGCTTGTATCGGTTTAGCGTTTGATCCTGAACAACGTATTGCGCTATATTGTGGCATTCCGTTTGTGATTGTTTGCTTTATTGTTCATAATTTAACCCAAGCATTTAAAAAACCAGTTAGAAATCATGAAAGATAA
- a CDS encoding DUF945 family protein has product MKKSIVATGVIAILAFGYIGTSMYTGNLIEENLDTDLAEFAQQVNSSQQIFNLQISHNNDEKGIFSTKTHLKVTLTQKNQIINDDDGSVIVLYDDDATIHHGPFPLAALANGSFSPQLAWLEFAITEKTNPTLWKLAGNKSFISGHAGLSYSDYLTVKLATESIKLTHSDFDLIEDDGVFELGKWNIVFEKQNNESDLSMQASLDKLNLVIDPNNVISFNGLNMSFKPEQNKSTVDYDINISSLKMKSIEYGSYTDINFNDLTSKGNINYKDYKISDLSEINRLTVSTNRSASSAVNNIELNKFVLNQQMELNPKNHAVDGSLFTSVDSIIYGKQNLGNGSLDLNFKGLDKKEIFSQFYMDYLEDLQDLIEDMPFNTTITLNKFNWHNDAGDINVSFLFDINDLNYLTDNDDDTSSEIDDKIDALQLKIEAPFNVMSRFYAQFENPQNSEVTEQQVNSVKSNIKLSTEMFLGNIPIFVFNNGQTDGIFSDVSVTKDSDEVQVNGEIMSKKDFFYNF; this is encoded by the coding sequence ATGAAAAAAAGTATAGTAGCGACAGGAGTTATTGCAATATTAGCATTCGGATATATTGGCACCTCAATGTATACCGGAAACTTAATCGAAGAAAACCTAGACACTGACTTAGCTGAGTTTGCCCAGCAGGTTAACAGTAGTCAACAAATTTTTAATCTACAAATTTCACATAATAATGATGAAAAAGGGATATTTTCAACCAAAACACATCTTAAAGTCACCTTGACACAAAAAAACCAAATAATTAATGATGATGATGGTTCTGTTATTGTATTATATGATGATGATGCAACCATTCATCACGGACCTTTCCCTTTAGCCGCCCTTGCTAATGGTTCATTTTCCCCTCAGTTAGCTTGGTTAGAATTTGCTATAACTGAAAAAACCAATCCAACACTATGGAAATTAGCTGGAAATAAATCTTTTATTTCTGGTCATGCTGGTTTAAGTTACAGCGATTATCTTACCGTTAAATTAGCAACTGAAAGCATCAAACTAACCCATTCCGACTTTGATCTTATTGAGGATGACGGTGTATTTGAACTAGGTAAATGGAATATTGTATTTGAAAAGCAAAATAATGAATCTGACCTATCGATGCAAGCATCTCTTGATAAACTTAATCTTGTAATAGATCCAAATAATGTGATTTCTTTCAATGGGTTAAATATGTCATTTAAACCAGAACAAAATAAATCTACTGTTGACTATGATATAAATATAAGTAGTTTAAAAATGAAAAGTATTGAATATGGTTCATATACCGATATCAATTTTAATGATTTAACCTCCAAAGGCAATATTAATTATAAAGACTATAAGATCAGTGACCTAAGTGAAATTAATCGATTAACTGTATCAACTAATAGAAGTGCATCTAGTGCAGTTAATAACATTGAATTGAATAAATTCGTTTTAAACCAGCAAATGGAATTGAACCCCAAAAACCACGCGGTGGATGGATCATTATTCACAAGTGTTGATTCAATTATATATGGCAAACAAAACTTAGGTAATGGTTCATTGGATTTAAACTTTAAAGGTCTCGACAAGAAAGAGATTTTTAGTCAATTTTATATGGACTATTTGGAAGATTTACAAGACCTTATTGAGGACATGCCATTTAATACAACCATCACACTTAATAAGTTTAATTGGCATAATGATGCAGGTGATATTAATGTAAGTTTTCTTTTTGATATTAACGATTTAAATTATCTTACTGACAATGATGACGATACTTCAAGTGAAATTGATGACAAAATAGATGCATTACAATTAAAAATTGAAGCTCCATTTAATGTTATGTCTCGATTTTATGCACAATTCGAAAATCCTCAAAACAGTGAAGTTACTGAACAACAAGTTAATAGCGTCAAATCAAACATTAAGTTAAGTACTGAAATGTTTTTGGGTAACATACCAATTTTTGTTTTCAATAATGGTCAAACCGACGGTATTTTTTCAGATGTCAGCGTAACCAAAGATAGTGATGAAGTTCAAGTCAATGGTGAAATCATGTCAAAGAAAGATTTCTTTTATAATTTTTAA